Proteins encoded together in one Variovorax paradoxus EPS window:
- a CDS encoding SURF1 family protein, whose amino-acid sequence MIPEPLNAEAPRRRGRFWLVTIAAILTLAATVSLGRWQLSRAAQKEALQASIDAEKQKPALDQAEFLALPQASDALHRPVRLRGLWLTPQTVYLDNRQMHGVPGFYVLTPFALEGTEQTVMIQRGWVQRNFVDRTKLGAVETPAGIVEVTGLIEPPPSHLLELGTSSTAAAPAPAPAASAPVQAPAAEGSSAIRQNLDLEAFRAETKLPLRTDVSLQQTGPASEGLQRDWPAPALGLERHYGYAFQWFGLSALVVILYVWFQFITPFRRSRRRARDERRL is encoded by the coding sequence GTGATCCCTGAACCCCTGAACGCCGAAGCACCGCGCCGCCGAGGCCGCTTCTGGCTCGTCACCATCGCGGCCATCCTGACGCTGGCCGCCACCGTCTCGCTGGGCCGCTGGCAGCTCTCGCGCGCGGCGCAGAAAGAAGCGCTGCAGGCCAGCATCGATGCCGAAAAGCAGAAGCCCGCGCTCGACCAGGCCGAGTTCCTCGCGCTGCCGCAGGCGAGCGATGCGCTGCACCGGCCGGTGCGCCTGCGCGGCCTCTGGCTCACGCCGCAGACGGTCTACCTGGACAACCGCCAGATGCACGGCGTGCCCGGCTTCTACGTGCTGACGCCGTTCGCGCTCGAAGGCACCGAGCAGACGGTGATGATCCAGCGCGGCTGGGTGCAGCGCAATTTCGTCGATCGCACGAAGCTCGGGGCGGTCGAGACGCCGGCCGGCATCGTCGAGGTCACGGGCCTGATCGAGCCGCCGCCGAGCCATCTGCTCGAGCTGGGCACATCGTCGACAGCGGCCGCCCCGGCGCCCGCTCCGGCGGCTTCCGCGCCCGTGCAGGCACCGGCCGCCGAGGGGTCTTCGGCCATCCGGCAAAATCTCGACCTGGAGGCGTTCCGTGCCGAAACCAAGCTGCCGCTGCGCACCGACGTGTCGCTGCAGCAGACCGGCCCGGCCTCCGAAGGCCTGCAGCGCGACTGGCCGGCCCCGGCGCTGGGGCTGGAGAGGCACTACGGTTACGCATTCCAGTGGTTCGGCCTCTCGGCCCTCGTCGTCATCCTCTATGTCTGGTTCCAATTCATCACCCCCTTCCGCCGCTCGCGGCGCCGCGCACGCGATGAGCGCCGCCTCTGA
- a CDS encoding twin transmembrane helix small protein: MRVMKYFVALVFLGIFASLGFALYFMLKDGRNGRAKSGGMARALTFRIGLSVFLFLCMLLAWKLGYIQPTGLPLGK; this comes from the coding sequence ATGCGGGTCATGAAATATTTCGTCGCCCTGGTGTTCCTGGGGATCTTCGCGAGCCTCGGATTTGCGCTGTACTTCATGCTGAAGGACGGGCGCAACGGGCGCGCCAAGAGCGGCGGCATGGCGCGCGCTCTCACCTTTCGGATCGGCCTGTCGGTGTTTTTGTTCCTCTGCATGCTGCTCGCCTGGAAACTCGGCTACATCCAGCCCACCGGGCTCCCGCTCGGCAAGTAG
- a CDS encoding cytochrome c oxidase subunit 3 yields the protein MSSTTHGTTPYYFVPGPSAYPVMAAIGLFFVILGAAQWINGHEWGAWSLAAGMVGWLATLFVWFRAAIGESESGQYGHKIDLSFRWSMSWFIFSEVMFFGAFFTALWWARTHALPTLGSLDNAILWPDFKAVWPSVAAGVTGSPADIVEPFQTVGPFWLPTINTALLLSSGVTLTIAHHALRAGHRAQTIRFMWLTVLLGVIFLGVQGYEYYHLYTELNLKLSSGAYGSTFFMLTGFHGLHVFIGMLMLLFITLRLQKGHFTPERHFGFEGAAWYWHFVDVVWLGLYMLVYWL from the coding sequence ATGAGTTCAACCACCCACGGCACCACGCCCTACTACTTCGTGCCCGGACCCTCGGCCTATCCGGTCATGGCCGCGATCGGTCTGTTCTTCGTGATCCTCGGTGCGGCGCAGTGGATCAATGGCCACGAGTGGGGCGCCTGGTCGCTCGCGGCCGGCATGGTCGGCTGGCTCGCCACGCTCTTCGTGTGGTTCCGTGCGGCCATCGGCGAAAGCGAGAGCGGGCAGTACGGGCACAAGATCGACCTCTCTTTCCGCTGGAGCATGAGCTGGTTCATCTTCTCGGAAGTGATGTTCTTCGGCGCCTTCTTCACCGCGCTGTGGTGGGCCCGCACCCATGCGCTGCCGACGCTCGGCAGCCTGGACAACGCGATCCTCTGGCCCGACTTCAAGGCTGTGTGGCCGAGCGTGGCCGCTGGAGTGACCGGGTCGCCGGCCGACATCGTCGAGCCGTTCCAGACCGTGGGTCCATTCTGGCTCCCCACCATCAACACCGCGCTGCTGCTCAGCTCGGGCGTGACGCTCACCATCGCCCACCACGCGCTGCGTGCCGGCCATCGTGCGCAGACCATCCGCTTCATGTGGCTCACCGTGCTCTTGGGCGTGATCTTTCTGGGTGTGCAGGGCTACGAGTACTACCACCTGTACACAGAACTGAACCTGAAGCTCAGTTCGGGCGCCTACGGCTCGACCTTCTTCATGCTGACCGGCTTCCACGGCCTGCACGTGTTCATCGGCATGCTGATGCTGCTGTTCATCACGCTGCGACTGCAGAAGGGCCACTTCACGCCCGAGCGCCACTTCGGTTTCGAAGGCGCCGCCTGGTACTGGCACTTCGTGGACGTGGTGTGGCTGGGTCTCTACATGCTGGTTTACTGGCTTTGA
- a CDS encoding DUF2970 domain-containing protein, translating into MTVPPSNKPKATLWDTVKAVGWSFFGVRKNSAYQEDLGKLNPLHIIAVAFAAVIVFVVGLVLLVRYVVATG; encoded by the coding sequence ATGACCGTTCCGCCATCGAACAAGCCGAAGGCCACGCTGTGGGACACGGTGAAGGCGGTGGGCTGGTCGTTCTTCGGCGTTCGCAAGAACAGCGCCTACCAGGAAGACCTGGGCAAGCTGAATCCGTTGCACATCATCGCGGTGGCATTCGCCGCGGTGATCGTCTTCGTCGTCGGGCTGGTGTTGCTGGTGCGGTATGTGGTTGCCACGGGCTGA
- a CDS encoding cytochrome c oxidase assembly protein — MSLGQRIRRANVRMVGKLAVVTCGMFAFGYALVPMYRAICEMTGINILALSELEVPGGASGGKNVRVPDNTQVDMTRTIKVEFDSNVRGGLWDFKPAERTIEVHPGQLNTVIYEFQNVQNRRMAAQAIPSYAPQQAAPYFNKLECFCFNQYTLDPGEKKQWPVAFVIDPKISKDVKTITLSYTFFEVGGKTPAAPVAAVTSTANEPRS, encoded by the coding sequence ATGAGTCTCGGCCAACGCATCCGCCGCGCCAATGTCCGCATGGTGGGCAAGCTCGCCGTCGTGACATGCGGCATGTTCGCCTTCGGCTATGCGCTGGTGCCCATGTACCGCGCGATCTGCGAGATGACCGGCATCAACATCCTCGCGCTCTCCGAGCTCGAGGTGCCGGGCGGTGCGAGCGGCGGCAAGAACGTGCGCGTGCCCGACAACACGCAGGTCGACATGACCCGCACGATCAAGGTCGAATTCGACTCCAACGTGCGCGGCGGCCTCTGGGACTTCAAGCCAGCCGAGCGGACCATCGAGGTGCACCCGGGCCAGCTCAACACGGTGATTTACGAGTTTCAGAACGTGCAGAACCGCCGCATGGCCGCGCAGGCCATCCCGAGCTACGCGCCGCAGCAGGCCGCGCCTTATTTCAACAAGCTCGAGTGCTTCTGCTTCAACCAGTACACGCTCGATCCGGGCGAGAAGAAGCAGTGGCCGGTCGCGTTCGTGATCGACCCGAAGATCTCCAAGGACGTGAAGACCATCACGCTGTCGTACACCTTCTTCGAGGTGGGCGGCAAGACGCCGGCCGCGCCGGTGGCCGCAGTCACAAGCACCGCCAATGAGCCGCGCTCGTGA
- a CDS encoding cytochrome oxidase small assembly protein, with amino-acid sequence MTTPEQRRNNRRMGLTLASIAVIFFIGFIVRMVFFSGR; translated from the coding sequence ATGACGACGCCTGAGCAAAGAAGGAACAACCGTCGCATGGGGCTCACGCTGGCCTCCATCGCGGTGATCTTCTTCATCGGCTTCATCGTGCGCATGGTCTTCTTCAGCGGTCGCTGA
- the ctaD gene encoding cytochrome c oxidase subunit I: protein MSAVLDPHGHAHGDHAHDGHDEHHAAPTGWRRWVFATNHKDIGTLYLLFSFTMLMVGGILALLIRAELFQPGLQLVNPELFNQFTTMHGLIMVFGAIMPAFVGFANWMIPLQVGASDMAFARMNNFSFWLLIPAALMLVGSFFMPGGAPAAGWTLYAPLTLQMGPSMDAGIFAMHIMGASSIMGSINIIVTILNMRAPGMTLMKMPMFCWTWLITAYLLIAVMPVLAGAITMTLTDRHFGTSFFNPAGGGDPVMYQHIFWFFGHPEVYIMILPAFGIISQVVPAFARKKLFGYASMVYATSSIAILSFIVWAHHMFTTGMPLTGQLFFMYATMLIAVPTAVKIFNWIATMWQGSMTFETPMLFAVGFIFVFTMGGFTGLILAVAPIDTQLQDTYYVVAHFHYVLVAGSLFAMFSGFYYWVPKWTGVMYNETRGKVHFWWSLISFNVTFFPMHFLGLAGMPRRYADYPMQFADFNALASVGAFFFGFAQVYFFLFVVLPTMRGKGEKASQKPWEAAEGLEWEVPSPAPFHTFENPPKLDATATKVIG from the coding sequence ATGAGTGCAGTCCTCGACCCCCACGGTCACGCCCACGGCGACCACGCACACGACGGCCACGACGAGCATCACGCGGCACCCACCGGCTGGCGCCGCTGGGTCTTCGCGACCAACCACAAGGACATCGGCACGCTCTACCTGCTGTTCAGCTTCACGATGCTGATGGTGGGCGGCATCCTGGCCCTCCTGATCCGCGCCGAGCTGTTCCAGCCCGGCCTGCAACTGGTGAACCCCGAGCTCTTCAACCAGTTCACCACCATGCACGGCCTGATCATGGTGTTCGGCGCCATCATGCCGGCCTTCGTGGGCTTCGCGAACTGGATGATCCCGCTGCAGGTGGGCGCTTCCGACATGGCGTTCGCGCGCATGAACAACTTCAGCTTTTGGCTGCTGATTCCCGCGGCGCTGATGCTGGTGGGTTCGTTCTTCATGCCCGGCGGCGCACCCGCTGCGGGCTGGACGCTCTACGCGCCGCTCACGCTGCAGATGGGCCCCTCGATGGACGCTGGCATTTTCGCGATGCACATCATGGGCGCCTCGTCGATCATGGGCTCGATCAACATCATCGTGACCATCCTCAACATGCGCGCCCCCGGCATGACGCTGATGAAGATGCCGATGTTCTGCTGGACCTGGCTCATCACTGCCTACCTGCTGATCGCCGTGATGCCGGTGCTCGCAGGCGCCATCACGATGACGCTGACCGACCGCCACTTCGGCACCAGCTTCTTCAACCCCGCCGGCGGCGGCGACCCGGTGATGTACCAGCACATCTTCTGGTTCTTCGGCCACCCCGAGGTCTACATCATGATCTTGCCGGCCTTCGGCATCATCAGCCAGGTGGTGCCGGCCTTCGCCCGCAAGAAGCTCTTCGGCTACGCCTCGATGGTGTACGCCACCTCGTCGATTGCCATCCTGTCGTTCATCGTGTGGGCGCACCACATGTTCACGACCGGCATGCCGCTCACCGGCCAGTTGTTCTTCATGTACGCGACCATGCTGATCGCGGTGCCCACGGCCGTGAAGATCTTCAACTGGATCGCCACGATGTGGCAGGGCTCGATGACCTTCGAGACGCCCATGCTGTTCGCGGTCGGCTTCATCTTCGTGTTCACGATGGGCGGCTTCACCGGCCTCATCCTCGCGGTCGCGCCGATCGACACGCAGCTGCAGGACACGTATTACGTGGTGGCCCACTTCCACTACGTGCTGGTAGCCGGCTCGCTGTTCGCCATGTTCTCGGGCTTCTACTACTGGGTGCCCAAGTGGACCGGCGTGATGTACAACGAAACGCGCGGCAAGGTGCACTTCTGGTGGTCGCTGATCTCGTTCAACGTGACCTTCTTCCCGATGCACTTCCTGGGCCTCGCGGGCATGCCGCGACGCTACGCCGACTACCCGATGCAGTTCGCCGACTTCAACGCGCTCGCTTCGGTCGGTGCCTTCTTCTTTGGCTTCGCGCAGGTGTACTTCTTCCTCTTCGTCGTGCTGCCGACCATGCGCGGCAAGGGCGAGAAGGCTTCGCAGAAGCCGTGGGAAGCGGCTGAAGGCCTTGAGTGGGAAGTGCCGTCGCCGGCCCCGTTCCACACCTTCGAGAATCCGCCCAAGCTCGACGCGACCGCCACCAAGGTGATCGGCTGA
- the coxB gene encoding cytochrome c oxidase subunit II has product MKSIWRNKYRPANLLLAAGAAFSSAAHAVNDLPGGPSVRQLNLPVGVTKIAQEQHLLHTIMMILCTVIFVAVFAVMFYSIWKHRKSVGHKAANFHESVVVEVIWTIVPFLIVIVMALPATKVLVAQKDTTNADLTIKTTGYQWKWGYDYLNGEGEGLAFISTLDSSQRAMSDAGAKGAMPDDYLLKVDNPLVVPVNKKVRIITTANDVIHAFAVPQLGVKQDAIPGFVRDTWFRAEAVGDYYGQCQELCGKEHAYMPIHVKVVSSADYTTWVAAKRKEAAAKLDDPTKVWALPEMLVRGEKVYAANCAACHQANGKGAGPIKPLDGSAKVVAADHKVQLEVLLNGQNNGAMPAWKQLSDTDLAAVATYTKNSWSNKTGQLVQPAEVLALRGK; this is encoded by the coding sequence TCTGTTGCTGGCGGCCGGCGCGGCTTTCAGCAGCGCGGCGCACGCAGTCAACGATCTGCCCGGCGGCCCTTCGGTTCGCCAGTTGAATCTTCCGGTCGGTGTGACCAAGATCGCTCAGGAGCAGCATCTGCTCCACACGATCATGATGATTCTGTGCACGGTCATCTTCGTCGCCGTGTTCGCGGTCATGTTCTATTCGATCTGGAAGCACCGCAAGTCGGTGGGCCACAAGGCCGCCAACTTCCACGAATCGGTGGTGGTCGAGGTCATCTGGACCATCGTTCCCTTCCTCATCGTGATCGTGATGGCGCTGCCCGCCACCAAGGTGCTGGTGGCCCAGAAGGACACCACCAACGCCGACCTCACGATCAAGACCACTGGCTACCAGTGGAAGTGGGGCTACGACTACCTGAACGGCGAAGGCGAGGGCCTGGCCTTCATCTCCACGCTCGACAGCTCGCAGCGCGCGATGTCCGACGCAGGCGCCAAGGGCGCGATGCCGGACGACTACCTGCTCAAGGTCGACAACCCGCTGGTGGTGCCGGTCAACAAGAAGGTCCGCATCATCACCACCGCCAACGACGTGATCCACGCGTTCGCCGTGCCGCAGCTGGGCGTGAAGCAAGACGCGATTCCCGGCTTCGTGCGCGACACCTGGTTCCGCGCCGAGGCCGTGGGTGACTACTACGGCCAGTGCCAGGAACTGTGCGGCAAGGAACACGCCTACATGCCGATCCACGTGAAGGTGGTCTCGTCGGCCGACTACACGACCTGGGTCGCGGCCAAGCGCAAGGAGGCCGCCGCCAAGCTCGACGATCCGACCAAGGTCTGGGCGCTGCCCGAGATGCTGGTGCGTGGCGAGAAGGTCTACGCCGCCAATTGCGCAGCCTGCCACCAGGCCAACGGCAAGGGCGCCGGCCCGATCAAGCCGCTCGACGGCTCGGCCAAGGTGGTTGCCGCCGACCACAAGGTGCAGCTGGAAGTGCTGCTCAACGGCCAGAACAACGGTGCGATGCCTGCGTGGAAGCAGCTGAGCGACACCGATCTCGCGGCCGTGGCCACCTACACCAAGAACAGCTGGTCGAACAAGACGGGTCAGCTGGTGCAGCCGGCCGAAGTGCTGGCCCTGCGCGGCAAGTGA